ATGGATGTTTTTCCCCATTCAAAACTTTCCGATCTTGAAAAATGTGGGACGGTTTACTGCCATGAAGTGCCTGTTGTTGGGGATATGACTCTGGTTTTTGACTTATTTAGTGTTCAAAATGTTCTCAATCATACTCCAGTCCGTATCGAGATCTATGAGGAGCCTTTGCATCGTATTACCACCTCTATCCCTCCAACAGTCTATGCAAATGGGATTGCTAAAATTCCTGTAACCTTTAGCCATCCTGGTCGTTATAAAATTATCGTTCATGTTCCGAAATCCGCCTCCGAAGAGCTTCTTAATAAGGTCGAGTCTATTACACAGGAACAGTTAGCACAGGATATAGATTTTGTTTTTCCTCTTGCAATTGGAATGCAAAAATATACCCTGGGTTGGGTAGCATCATGGGGAATGGGTTTGTTGCTTCTTACCTTTATTGTTGGCTTCCTTCTTTATGACGAACGTTCATTCTTAGTCAAATGGAGAATGAAAAAGATGGCAGAAGATGAAGAAGCCGAATAAAAGCTAAGGACTGTTCGTTTCGTTCCCTTTAAAGGATTGTCATTTGATAAATCGTTACTTTTATAATCTTTTTTGTTTTTTTTAGACAAAAATGAATCAAAAGTTTTTATGGCAAGCCCAAAAACCAGCCGATCAGTAGTGCCCGTTTCTGTTCCAAAAATCAATCCTACGGCTGTTGTCATTTTTGGAGCGACAGGTGATTTAACACAAAGAAAAATCATACCTGCTTTATATCATCTTCGGTTACATAATCGACTTCCCGAGCACTTTGTCATTATCGGTTTTGCTAGGAGGCCTTATGGTGAAAAAGAGTTTCGAATGCTTTTAAAGCAGGCCTTAGAGGATTTCTCCCATACCCATCCGATTGATCAGGAAGTTTGGCATTGGTTAGAAAAGAACATATATTACTTGCAAGGGGATCTAGCAAATCCTGAAGATTATATTAAACTGGCTCGCCTTCTAGAGACTTTGCCTGAAGCTAAATATTACAGAGCAAATCATCTTTTTTATCTGGCGACGGCTCCTAAGTATTTTCCTGTTGTAGCTGAGAATCTAGCCAAAGCGGGGCTCAACCCTCAAGCGGGTGAGTTGGAACAAAGACGGCTCATTGTAGAAAAACCTTTTGGAACAGATTTAAATTCGGCTAGAGAACTCAATGCTATTCTTCAAAAATATTTTCCAGAAAAAAGTATTTATCGTATCGATCATTACCTAGGTAAAGAAACGGTACAAAATCTTCTCTACTTTAGGTTTGGCAACTCTATATTTGAGCCCTTGTGGGATCGTAAGTATATCGATCATATTCAAATCACGGTTGCTGAAACTCAGACCATTGGGAGTCGCGGGGAGTACTATGATGCCGCTGGAGCTTCTCGGGATATGTTACAGAACCATTTGATGCAGCTTTTTAGCCTCATTGCCATGGAGCCGCCTGCTTCTCTTGAAGCGGAGTCGATCCGGGATGAAAAAGTTAAAGTTTTAAAATCCGTTCCTATTCCTTCTGCTGAGGAATGGATTCATAATAGCGTTCGTGCTCAATACGGACCAGGAATATTAGGAGGAAAAACAGTTAAAGCTTATAGGGAGGAAGACAAAGTATCCCGAAAATCATTAACAGAAACCTATGTGTGCGTAAAACTGGAGGTGGATAATTGGAGATGGAGTGGCGTCCCTTTTTATTTAAGAACAGGAAAGGCATTAGCAAAGCAATTTAGTGAAATTTGTATTGTTTTTAATCGCCCGCCTTGCGTCTTATTTGCAAATAGTACTAAAAAAGTAGCGAGAAATTGGTTGAAGATTCGCATTCAACCCAATGAAGGCATACATCTTCTTTTTAATACTAAGGTACCTAATCAACCTGCTCTGGAAGAAGCAAAAATGGATTTTTACTACCGAAAATATGGTGGTCATTATTTCCCAGAAGCCTACGAAAGATTGCTTTTAGATGCTCTAGCGGGAGAATCTACCCTTTTTACCCGTTCTGATGAAGTGGAGTATGCATGGAAAATTATCGATGCCTTAAGAAATGCTTGGAATGAGGAGGATTGTGATGCAATTCCTCTGTATGCCCCTGGATCGATGGGCCCTGTTGAAGCTGACGAATTGTTGCGTAGGGATGGAAGATACTGGGGACCCCCACCCAAAGAAGAAGAAGATATAGGAAATGGAGAAAGTTAAGCGTTTGACTTGCTTTATGAAGCGGATAGAAACGGTCATTTTTGAAAAGCAAGAAGCATGGTTGGATTATCTCTGTATTTCTTTTAAGAAAGTTATAGATACTGCGTTGACCAACAAGAGCGTATGCCACATTGCCTTATCCGGTGGGAGTACGCCTACTCCTTTCTATGAACGGTTATCCAAGGAACATTTGCCCTGGGAAAAAATAGTTTTTTGGCTGGGTGATGAACGTTGGGTAGATCTTTATGACCCTCAAAGCAACGAAGGAATGATTTTAAGGGCTTTTGGAGAAACTTCTAAAAAAATTCGTTTCTATGGCTGGCACCTGTCTCATGACCCTCAACAAGCAGCTTCTCTCTATGAGAAATTAATGATTGAAAAAATGGGTGATCCTCCCCTTTTTGACTTAATTCTTTTGGGTATTGGAGAGGATGGTCACATAGCTTCCCTTTTCCCAGGCAGTCAAGTCTTAGAAGAGAATAAGAAATATACCTCCATTTCTTTACATCCTTCTGATGGCCAGATCAGAGTAACTTTTACTTTCCCTTTACTGAATCAGGCCCTTCAGGTATGGTTTTTAGTTTCAGGCAACAGAAAGCAAAAGATTATTGAGGATATCCTTTCATTTCAAACTGACGTTCCTGCAGCAAAACTCACTACTCAAAAACAACTGTTGATCTGGCTTAAAGATCATTCCTCTTGATTTAAGTTGTAGTGAACAAAAGAAGACAAAACCCTAAAGGAATAGAAAAAATAGAAAATCTGGGAGCTAAAACATCTAGAGTTTTGTGGCTATATTTTGGAGTTTTAATTTGTTTTTTAAAAGTAGGAGGATGGAGTGCTGATTTAGAAGACCAACAAGAGGGTCTTTTTGCCAAAGCTTATCAAGATGCCTTGGTAGCCTTCAAAAGACTGGATTTGGATGAAGCACAAAGATCAATTTTAAAAGCCCAAGAGCTCAAACCAAAAGATCCAAAAGCTATCGTATTGGCTGCACGGATTTTTTTACAAAAAAAAGAGTACGATAAAGCCGAAAAAGAGCTTTATAGGGTTTTCAAGTTACAACCCGATTATGGAGCTGCCTACCAATATTTAGGAGAAGTTTTTTATGCTAAGAAGGATTATAAAGAGGCCCTATACCGGTTTGAGCAGGCTGCGATGCACGATTCGTCTAGCAAAGAAATCCTTCTTAAAAGAATCTATTGTACGATAGGATTGGGAAGAATGGATGCTGCAGAAAATTTACTATCCGGTCTAAGTGCTTTTGATGAATCTTCTCCAGGATATTATTTTGCCAAAGCAGCCCTTTGTCGCATGCGTAAAAAGTATAATGAAGAAAAAAAACTTCTTGATACGGCCCGAATAGTCTATGGCAACGATGCTTTTAGTCAGTATCTTCGTGATTATGAATCCTTGTTTGCCAAAAAAGAAACTTTAGATTAAATTGTTGGCTTTAAAGAGAAAAGGGAAAAGGCGGGGTAGCCAAGTGGTAAGGCCGGGCTCTGCAAAAGCCCTATGCGTGGGTTCGATTCCCACCCCCGCCTCGATTGAATTTTTGACGGACAAGTTACATCTGAAATCAAAAGGGATGTTTAGCTGCTTAACTCTAGAGTTCTTTAATAATTTTGGAGAATGCCTTAAATAAACTGCTTAAGGATCTTTGAGGTTCTTGAGGAAACATATTGATCTCTTAGTTTTTTAAAGCTTTTCGTGTTGGATTTAAAGACTGATCCAATATGTTTTTTTTCGATGAAAACCAAAAAGTTTTTTTTCAAGAGACTGTGAGAAGCCTAGTTAAAGAAAAAAAATGACAAGTAGAATTTTACGAATACGTTGGTTTAAAAAGAGGCTATTACTGCAGGCACATCTGTAAGAGATCCCTCTTTGGTTGTGCCTGGAAACTGCCTGGATTTCCTTTGGCCTCTTGTTTTAATTTGGATGTGCACAGCGCGATACAACAAAGAGCTTCAAATAAGACAGCAGAAGAAAAAAAGGGTCGATACTTAGAAACTTTCTCCTAGAAGAAGATAAAGAATTAGAACTTATTATTGAGCTTACTTTGCCATTTGTTTTTTTCGTGACTTTTTTTAATAAAAATTTAACAATGAGTAAAACTTAAATAAAGAATGAGAATAAGGTTTAATAATCTTCTAAAAAAATCTTCGGTAGAGGGACAAAATAAAAACAGGCTCTCTGACGAAGATGTATTTGATGAAAAAAGGAAGGCTACATCAAATAAAAGCGCTTCTTCTATCCGGAAAGGAAAGTGTGTTAATTTTGAGCAATGCGAAGAAGCGGGCAAGGTTATAGAAGTTCCATCAAATGAAGAATTTGTTTGTCCATCCTGTAATCATCCTCTAGTAGAGATACCCCAAAGAGCTGTTAAGCGTCCTTTATCACCACTCCTATGGAGTGCAGGCGTGGTTCTAAGTCTTCTTTTAATCATATTTTTTTTAACCCCTTCAATCAATGGTTTATTCAATGGGGGAAATGGATTATTCAGGGCTTTTGAAAGAAAACCATCCTTACTTCAGGCCGAACAAGCAATAAAAGCCCAACTCCTTAAAGGTTTTGATTTTGTAGACATTAAAGAAAAGAGTGCCATCAAAAACCAAGATGGTAGCTGGACTTTAGCCTATGATGTGACGGTCCGTCCTTCGACTCCTTTTTATTGGGTGCCTGTAGGACCTGTCCTTTCTGGAAGGGAGCGTCTAGGAGGAGTACCTAAAGATCTCTATGATTGGGCAAAATCTCATCTAAAGGAGCTTCTTTTTACTCTGGATCAAGAACCGGGCATGACTTATTACATGGATCAAAAGAGAACGGGCTTCGATCCGAACCAAGATGTCACTTTTTTGTGGAAAGCTAAAGCCGTTCAACAGCCAGATAAAAGCTGGAAGTTTTTAAATGACCAGAACATCTTTCCTTGGAACCAGCAACAAGACCTTGTAGTACCCGGTAGCGAAAAAACTGTTTTGCGTAATGGGTATGATCTATCCCTGGCTTTAAGACAAGAAGAAAGCCAATGGACTGACTATGTGAATCGTTTAAAGGAAATCGATCAACAGGCAACACAAACCTATAAAGAGGAACTTTCTGGAATATCCGGACCGGGGAGAAAGCCTAAGTTTTTACAACCAGGTACGGGCGGGCCCACAACAGCGGGCGAAGGAGCAGGGATAGGCGCAGCTGGCGGTGCACTTATTGGAGGACTAGCTGGAGGAGGTGCGGGGGCTGGATGGGGTGCTCTTGGTGGAGCTATCCTTGGAGGACTCGGAGGAGGTTATTATTCTTATGAGAAAGAAAAAAGTGCTTACCGTAATAGGGTGGCTGCTTATCATGCGGCGATAAGAAGGGCTAAGGCAAGGGCAAGGGAGGAAAAGGAAAAACTTCTTGAACAATATGCCCAAGAACTAAGACAGAATGCTCAAAATCGAATGCTAGTGCTCTCAGGTTTTAATCCTTCTCCCTATACACTTCAGAGCAATGGTTCAGTTTTCAGTACCACTCCCGCTTATCCTTCTCCTTCTAATGCCTATCCAACCCCTCCCTTTGTTTCAACCCCTTCTTACCCTGCGAATCCTCAACCATCTGTTCCACAACCAGGAGGATATGTACCGGCTCCAAACCCTGCTGGATATCCTTCTTCTCATCCATAAAGTTTTGCCTTTTTGCCCTGTGACAGGGCATATCCATTTCTTCCCTTTATTTAGCCTAAACCAAAAAGGATAGAAAATTAGAAGTGCATTTATATAAAAAGCAAACGATTTCCTAACTCAGTAAATACTATTTTTGGTCTCTATCTCCTAGGTATATGATCGGATGAAGGGCTTATAGGGCGAGTATACTTTTAAAGAAAGAAATAGCTGTTTTTATCCGTACCGACTTTGTGAAGAAGCCTCTTTGTTGTTCTTTACAAAAGGTTCTCTTTTTGGTTTTGACGTAGAAATCCCTGGAGAGAAAGGCCAAGTGATTGGGATAGTACCAAGGAACAACTTAAAAAAAACAGTTATTCTAACTTTTTTGGATCGATATCTGCAACTTCAATGGCTACAAGTCTATCCAGAAGAGCAAGCTCAGTTCCAGTGGATTGGGCTAAAGCAACGATATAATTATGTAGGAAGCTTTCAGCAATGAGGGATTCAACCGTGATGGCTAGCCTATGCCAACTGTCCATGAATTCAAAGACTTCATGGGGAGAAAAGTTTGTTGCAAATTCTTTTTGCAGGGTCATTAAAATCCAACCCCAAATGGAGAGCATCATTGGGTTTTTGACTTTTCTTTTAATATGGATAACTCCAACTGCTGATTGCCAAGACCAATAGCCAAGGTCGAATGGGCCCGTTATAGTTTTCTGCCACCAATGTTGTAAATCGGGTTCACGTAAGGGTCTTTCTCCAGCTTTGAAAATAGTCTGAGTGGTTGGGTATTCAAAAAGAACATCATAGAATCCTTTTACGACTTTTTCTGCAATTCTTTCATGAAAAGGTTTTAATCTTTGAAAAACCGATTCATCATGGGAGTTAAACCTTAATTGGGTTGGAATCATCTCAAGAATGGACTGGGTCAGTTCTTTAAGATTAGTATTCATGGGTGGAGGAGAATAGTGAAAGAAAAATAGGAAAAGAGATGAAATTAATCAAGGAAAAAGATTAAGAATATATCAGAAAAACTTAAGAACTCTATT
The DNA window shown above is from Methylacidiphilum caldifontis and carries:
- the zwf gene encoding glucose-6-phosphate dehydrogenase yields the protein MASPKTSRSVVPVSVPKINPTAVVIFGATGDLTQRKIIPALYHLRLHNRLPEHFVIIGFARRPYGEKEFRMLLKQALEDFSHTHPIDQEVWHWLEKNIYYLQGDLANPEDYIKLARLLETLPEAKYYRANHLFYLATAPKYFPVVAENLAKAGLNPQAGELEQRRLIVEKPFGTDLNSARELNAILQKYFPEKSIYRIDHYLGKETVQNLLYFRFGNSIFEPLWDRKYIDHIQITVAETQTIGSRGEYYDAAGASRDMLQNHLMQLFSLIAMEPPASLEAESIRDEKVKVLKSVPIPSAEEWIHNSVRAQYGPGILGGKTVKAYREEDKVSRKSLTETYVCVKLEVDNWRWSGVPFYLRTGKALAKQFSEICIVFNRPPCVLFANSTKKVARNWLKIRIQPNEGIHLLFNTKVPNQPALEEAKMDFYYRKYGGHYFPEAYERLLLDALAGESTLFTRSDEVEYAWKIIDALRNAWNEEDCDAIPLYAPGSMGPVEADELLRRDGRYWGPPPKEEEDIGNGES
- the pgl gene encoding 6-phosphogluconolactonase, which translates into the protein MKRIETVIFEKQEAWLDYLCISFKKVIDTALTNKSVCHIALSGGSTPTPFYERLSKEHLPWEKIVFWLGDERWVDLYDPQSNEGMILRAFGETSKKIRFYGWHLSHDPQQAASLYEKLMIEKMGDPPLFDLILLGIGEDGHIASLFPGSQVLEENKKYTSISLHPSDGQIRVTFTFPLLNQALQVWFLVSGNRKQKIIEDILSFQTDVPAAKLTTQKQLLIWLKDHSS
- a CDS encoding tetratricopeptide repeat protein, which produces MNKRRQNPKGIEKIENLGAKTSRVLWLYFGVLICFLKVGGWSADLEDQQEGLFAKAYQDALVAFKRLDLDEAQRSILKAQELKPKDPKAIVLAARIFLQKKEYDKAEKELYRVFKLQPDYGAAYQYLGEVFYAKKDYKEALYRFEQAAMHDSSSKEILLKRIYCTIGLGRMDAAENLLSGLSAFDESSPGYYFAKAALCRMRKKYNEEKKLLDTARIVYGNDAFSQYLRDYESLFAKKETLD
- a CDS encoding DUF3824 domain-containing protein; translated protein: MRIRFNNLLKKSSVEGQNKNRLSDEDVFDEKRKATSNKSASSIRKGKCVNFEQCEEAGKVIEVPSNEEFVCPSCNHPLVEIPQRAVKRPLSPLLWSAGVVLSLLLIIFFLTPSINGLFNGGNGLFRAFERKPSLLQAEQAIKAQLLKGFDFVDIKEKSAIKNQDGSWTLAYDVTVRPSTPFYWVPVGPVLSGRERLGGVPKDLYDWAKSHLKELLFTLDQEPGMTYYMDQKRTGFDPNQDVTFLWKAKAVQQPDKSWKFLNDQNIFPWNQQQDLVVPGSEKTVLRNGYDLSLALRQEESQWTDYVNRLKEIDQQATQTYKEELSGISGPGRKPKFLQPGTGGPTTAGEGAGIGAAGGALIGGLAGGGAGAGWGALGGAILGGLGGGYYSYEKEKSAYRNRVAAYHAAIRRAKARAREEKEKLLEQYAQELRQNAQNRMLVLSGFNPSPYTLQSNGSVFSTTPAYPSPSNAYPTPPFVSTPSYPANPQPSVPQPGGYVPAPNPAGYPSSHP
- a CDS encoding protoglobin domain-containing protein, producing the protein MNTNLKELTQSILEMIPTQLRFNSHDESVFQRLKPFHERIAEKVVKGFYDVLFEYPTTQTIFKAGERPLREPDLQHWWQKTITGPFDLGYWSWQSAVGVIHIKRKVKNPMMLSIWGWILMTLQKEFATNFSPHEVFEFMDSWHRLAITVESLIAESFLHNYIVALAQSTGTELALLDRLVAIEVADIDPKKLE